A window from Leishmania mexicana MHOM/GT/2001/U1103 complete genome, chromosome 33 encodes these proteins:
- a CDS encoding putative cysteine-leucine rich protein yields the protein MADPAHTRDGFWEQQQQQQQQQSAQMARGVFEAMNNNNMQLLQMRVDTLERQVAMLSAQVMAAALPTSFQAYPGVTYGMPPVTSNVTQMSAMPTQIPANMYFYQPPGMPATAPANGAATDDSKASKQLEDELQRMGVLTYGGAAAGSTTSPEAAAAAATMTLMQNNFVVSPTSGISAFPGVIAGINNSNGAGPGIPFMPGAHEVSLASPMMAGPPASSSTKMSNALLQKAFGFSDPAMNGAGGDGMNANMSNLQRSCAVTLDPLQSTNEKLEQTCQQTKIRVLCLKGCKGITSLAPISRLQNLWLLNLQGCSPCVDDSAVRMIATHNTRLSRLNLCGCDRVTDAQSLAQLSLMFDLNLSGTMIGTASLEAISHGCSQLSRLAINSCQQLTDVSSLKNLSELKLLYCRYSENIDPATIANVLAGIGQNLLTLNVDGIRFRQLDLSNLPHVTALKNFNCKDNTQLRDLDWLLSIPNATKAFESLEMLDVEGCESLASLGMHITSLKRLKTLRLTNTGITNAELSRISACPALSVVHLEDCAGITSVDSLANVPSLTKVVLSMRMQYEDTKANGIAALRKTGTEIIFAAASNHHGQGGSAHYMSMTPTSRFAPSIPTTSPNMAAEAHAFP from the coding sequence ATGGCGGACCCTGCGCACACCCGCGATGGCTTctgggagcagcagcagcagcagcagcagcaacagtcGGCTCAAATGGCCCGGGGTGTCTTTGAGGCCatgaacaacaacaacatgCAGTTGCTGCAGATGCGCGTCGACACCTTGGAACGGCAGGTGGCGATGCTATCGGCGCAGGTCATGGCAGCCGCGTTGCCCACATCTTTTCAGGCTTACCCAGGCGTCACGTACGGAATGCCGCCCGTCACCTCCAACGTCACCCAGATGTCGGCCATGCCGACACAGATACCCGCGAATATGTACTTCTACCAGCCGCCTGGCATGCCCGCCACCGCTCCGGCTAACGGTGCCGCTACGGACGACAGCAAGGCGTCGAAGCAGCTGGAAGATGAACTCCAGCGCATGGGTGTGTTGACCtacggtggcgctgcggctggcaGCACCACAAGTCccgaggcagcagcagcagcagcgaccaTGACGTTGATGCAGAACAACTTCGTGGTGTCCCCGACCAGCGGCATCTCCGCCTTCCCGGGTGTGATTGCTGGTATCAATAACTCCAACGGCGCCGGCCCTGGTATACCCTTCATGCCTGGGGCGCACGAGGTCTCGTTGGCGTCCCCGATGATGGCGGGCCCgccagcctcctcctctaccAAGATGAGCAATGCGCTTCTTCAGAAGGCGTTCGGTTTCTCGGACCCGGCCATGAACGGGgccggcggcgatggcaTGAACGCGAACATGAGCAACCTTCAGCGCAGTTGTGCCGTGACGCTGGACCCGCTGCAGAGCACGAACGAGAAGCTTGAGCAGACCTGCCAACAGACCAAAATTCGCGTTCTTTGCCTGAAGGGCTGCAAAGGAATCACCAGCCTGGCCCCCATCTCGCGCCTGCAGAACCTATGGCTCCTGAACCTGCAGGGCTGCTCACCCTGTGTCGACGACAGTGCAGTGCGCATGATCGCTACGCACAACACACGCCTCAGTCGGCTGAACCTCTGCGGGTGTGACCGCGTGACGGACGCGCAGTCACTTGCGCAGCTTTCTCTCATGTTTGACCTCAACCTCTCCGGCACGATGATCGGCACCGCTTCGCTGGAGGCGATCTCGCACGGATGCAGCCAGCTCAGCCGCCTTGCCATCAACAGCTGTCAGCAGCTGACAGATGTATCGAGTTTGAAGAACCTGTCGGAGCTGAAGCTGCTCTACTGCCGCTACTCCGAAAACATAGACCCAGCCACCATCGCCAATGTACTCGCCGGCATTGGTCAGAATCTGCTGACGCTGAATGTGGACGGCATCCGCTTCCGTCAGCTTGACCTCTCTAACTTGCCGCACGTCACCGCTTTGAAGAACTTCAACTGCAAAGACAACACCCAACTTAGGGACCTGGACTGGCTGCTGAGCATTCCTAACGCGACAAAGGCCTTCGAGTCGCTGGAGATGCTGGACGTGGAAGGGTGCGAGTCACTCGCGAGCTTGGGAATGCACATCACTTCGCTGAAGCGGCTCAAGACGCTGCGCCTCACGAACACGGGCATCACCAATGCAGAGCTTTCCCGTATCTCGGCCTGCCCGGCGCTATCTGTTGTTCACCTTGAAGACTGCGCTGGCATCACGAGTGTGGACTCCCTTGCGAATGTGCCCAGTCTCACAAAGGTGGTACTGAGCATGCGGATGCAGTATGAGGACACCAAGGCGAACGGCATCGCTGCCCTGCGCAAGACTGGTACCGAGATCATCTTCGCGGCGGCCAGCAACCACCACGGACAAGGTGGTTCTGCCCACTATATGAGCATGACACCGACGAGTCGCTTCGCCCCGTCGATCCCCACCACCAGCCCGAACATGGCAGCTGAGGCACATGCCTTCCCGTAA
- a CDS encoding phosphoglycan beta 1,2 arabinosyltransferase,(SCA like), with amino-acid sequence MQDTASPFPHHRTPAMYQAGVQHQANRRENAALLPTSSAGNGANGKRLSHWGRSLLRGFYHIKWHQRTQCAIVASLLSFFTLFVLVNTLLQVSSLTQSFYAVFSGRTSAPRAFLEDELVIHSPRVPPNGAFCGLCTEGLVVFRPGPVASREAMDAKDGYRGGSDGNQYIAPAYFATAAVRDTDVDSDVPPPWRIDTTEDLNGVVMRFARDAAQTTESSSPLTSDLHCPTYFLTANLGRFGRHHNQLQEILNGISLAKRSNRTFILPPFVPALYMSYLKLNPELLYGWNALRRNGRYCVLSYAEARPILQHLRERDGVVRMERVSFAATADLHLLFNTTEEHDSYAWGPMPRVPGKDGAFVYDADDWFSMGLPQREMTAHTSGNTSLVPSPLTFHEARPPSAEECSGFAGPTPNKNQTQWERIRRCTTAFLRTYGDGDGRCESSLASRRQPRIVVISGVTAFHLRPTLTEMTRLLALLRPSSTLAVEIGRYYRLYAAQLQWPANTDPKRSFLNVLQPFRYKSTIGVHVRRRESTCREEAEHPSATIVAMSEARYRFDGTGEKDSTTPGRPLTTVARLANDCGWDSVSLLHIYDTYAGWMRSPQARGLTRSDCSAHVPPPNKQVLRGYIAFDEQVGPIGSQLQAALQQRYNPLKKRAASGYLPIYAAFYDHRPRRDLFQTYQEILARWEHPPTDTQRADGEPVPISDVPRTTASLIEMLYPIVEQEALALGFDFFILGNTGVFRGNIISSVSINVCLRRLGRGLPCHGVLAGYYEMLYKGYM; translated from the exons ATGCAGGACACTGCTTCACCCTTTCCTCACCACCGTACGCCGGCGATGTACCAGGCCGGCGTGCAGCATCAGGCCAACAGACGCGAAaacgcagcgctgctgcctaCCTCGTCTGCTGGAAATGGTGCCAACGGTAAGCGGCTCAGTCACTGGGGCCGCAGCCTGTTGCGTGGCTTCTACCACATAAAATGGCATCAGCGCACGCAGTGTGCCATTGTAGCGTCTTTGCTGTCGTTCTTCACCCTTTTTGTGCTCGTGAACACTCTTCTTCAGGTATCGAGTCTGACGCAGTCGTTTTATGCGGTTTTCTCGGGACGGACTTCCGCGCCGCGAGCATTCCTGGAGGACGAGCTTGTTATACATAGCCCTCGTGTGCCTCCGAATGGAGCGTTTTGTGGCCTGTGTACAGAGGGCCTCGTTGTCTTCCGTCCAG GCCCTGTCGCGTCACGGGAAGCTATGGATGCTAAGGATGGATACCGAGGTGGCAGTGACGGTAATCAGTACATCGCGCCTGCGTACTTTGCGACAGCAGCCGTTCGAGACACAGACGTAGACAGCGATGTCCCACCGCCGTGGAGAATTGACACTACCGAGGACCTTAATGGGGTGGTAATGCGTTTCGCCAGGGACGCGGCTCAGACCACAgagtcgtcgtcgccgctgacaAGTGACCTGCACTGCCCGACCTATTTCCTCACGGCAAACCTTGGCCGCTTTGGCCGGCATCACAATCAGCTGCAGGAGATCTTGAACGGCATCTCGCTGGCCAAGAGATCGAACCGCACGTTTATTCTGCCACCCTTCGTGCCGGCGCTGTACATGTCCTACTTGAAGCTAAATCCAGAGCTTCTGTACGGATGGAATGCCCTGCGCAGAAACGGCCGTTACTGTGTTCTGTCGTACGCCGAGGCGCGGCCAATACTGCAGCATCTGCGTGAGCGCGATGGGGTGGTGCGTATGGAACGGGTCAGCTTTGCCGCCACTGCAGACCTGCACCTGCTGTTCAACACAACAGAAGAGCACGACAGCTACGCGTGGGGACCCATGCCTCGCGTGCCGGGCAAGGATGGCGCGTTTGTGTATGATGCGGATGACTGGTTCTCGATGGGGTTGCCGCAAAGGGAGATGACGGCGCACACCTCAGGCAATACCTCACTGGTGCCATCGCCGCTAACGTTCCACGAGGCAAGGCCGCCTAGCGCGGAGGAGTGCAGTGGCTTCGCCGGCCCCACTCCGAACAAGAACCAAACCCAGTGGGAAAGGATTCGCAGGTGCACCACGGCGTTTCTGCGCACCTACGGCGATGGTGACGGGAGATGCGAGTCGTCGTTAGCCTCACGGCGACAGCCACGCATCGTGGTGATCTCGGGCGTCACAGCGTTTCACCTGCGGCCGACGCTGACGGAAATGACCAGGCTGCTTGCCCTCCTGCGGCCGTCGTCGACCCTCGCGGTGGAGATTGGCCGGTACTACCGACTCTACGCAGCGCAGCTCCAGTGGCCAGCCAACACCGATCCCAAGCGCTCTTTTTTAAACGTCCTGCAGCCCTTTCGATACAAGAGCACAAttggtgtgcacgtgcgccgtCGCGAGTCTACGTGTCgcgaggaggccgagcaCCCCAGCGCCACCATTGTCGCCATGTCGGAGGCGCGCTACCGATTTGACGGGACGGGTGAAAAAGATAGCACCACTCCTGGTCGGCCCCTCACCACGGTAGCGCGACTGGCGAACGACTGCGGATGGGATTCGGTGTCGCTGTTGCACATCTACGACACCTACGCGGGCTGGATGAGATCCCCACAGGCGCGGGGTCTAACGCGATCAGATTGCtctgcgcatgtgccgcCCCCAAACAagcaggtgctgcggggCTACATCGCCTTTGACGAGCAGGTTGGTCCCATTGGCTCTCAACTACAAgctgcactgcagcagcggtacAACCCACTAAAGAAGCGCGCCGCAAGCGGATACCTGCCCATCTATGCTGCCTTCTACGACCACCGGCCCCGCCGAGACCTCTTCCAGACCTATCAAGAAATCCTGGCGAGATGGGAGCATCCACCCACGGACACGCAACGCGCCGATGGCGAGCCCGTCCCCATCTCCGATGTGCCGCGGACAACGGCCAGCCTCATCGAGATGCTGTACCCCAtcgtggagcaggaggccCTAGCCCTGGGATTCGACTTCTTCATACTCGGTAACACGGGCGTGTTCCGTGGTAACATCATTTCATCTGTGTCGATCAACGTGTGCTTGCGCCGTTTGGGCAGAGGGCTGCCGTGTCACGGCGTCCTCGCTGGGTATTACGAAATGCTGTACAAGGGCTACATGTGA